One Archangium violaceum genomic window, TATCAACGCCAAGGCGCCAGGGGGCGCGCCAGAGGAGACGCACATGAGCTTGAACCGCAGGGCCACCCTGTTGTGGCTCGTCGTCATGGCAGCCGTGCCGAGAGTCGCAAACGCAGAGGGCCTGGTGGTAGGCGTCTCCTGGTCCAACTTCCAGGAAGAGCGCTGGAAGCGCGACGAGGCCGCGCTCAAGGCGGCCTTGCAGAAGCTTGGTGCGAAGTACATCAGCGCCGACGCGCAGGGTTCCAACGAAAAGCAGTTGTCGGACGTGGAGGGTCTGATCTCGCGCGGCGCCAACGCGCTGATCGTGCTTGCTTATGACTCCGACGCCATTCTGCCCGCTGTGCAGAGGGCTCGTCAGGAGAACATTCCGGTGGTGGCGTACGACCGCCTCATCCAGGACCCGGGGGTGCTGTATGTCACGTTTGACAACGTCGAAGTGGGCCGCATCCAGGCCCGCGAGGTGCTGAAGGTCAAGCCACAGGGGAACTACGTATTCATCAAGGGCTCGCCGACCGATCCCAACTCGGACTTCCTGCATCGCGGCCAGCTCGAGGTCCTGCAAAGCGCCATCCAGGCCGGAAAAATCAAGGTGGTGGGCGAGCAGTACACCGAAGGCTGGTCGCCGGAAGTCGCTCAGCGCAACATGGAGCAGATCCTCACGCGCAATTCCAACAAGGTTGACGCGGTGGTGGCCTCGAATGACGGTGCTGCTGGAGGCGCGGTCGCGGCCCTGAAGGCGCAGAACCTGACCGGAGTCCCGGTGTCCGGCCAGGACGCCGACATCGCAGCGCTGAACCGGATTGCCCGCGGCGAGCAGACGGTCACCGTGTTCAAGGACACCCGCGTGCTGGGCGAGGCGGCGGCCCATTTCGCGGTTGCGATGGCCAAGGGCACGAAGCCGTCGGCAATCCAGGGCGCGACCCTCTGGAACGGCGGTACCAGGAAGTTGCCTATTCCAGCGGTCTTCCTGAAGCCGGTACCTATCACGGCGGATAACCTCGACCACGTCCTCAGCTCGGGTTGGGCCACCAGGCAGCAGGTGTGCGCAGGCGCGAGCGGCGCGAAGGCCCCGAAAGCCTGCAGGTAGGAAACCGCTCGGCCTCGCAGCGGCGACGAGCGCTGCGAGGCCGTCTCTCCCAGAACACGCCCTCGCGATGCAAATCCTTCTCCGCAAGACGGGCTTTGACCCGCGCTTCAGTTCAATGGTCCTGGTGCTGCTCATGGTCTGGGCCGTCCTGGCGGCTCTGACCGAAGGCACCTTCCTCACGCCGCGCAATCTCTACAACCTGTCAATCCAAACATGCGTGACCGGCATCATGGCCTGCGGCATGGTGTTCCTGATCGTGGCCCGGCAGATCGACCTGTCCGTGGGTTCGCTGCTTGCCTTTACCGGCATGCTGATCGCTTACAGCCAGGTGCGGTGGTTTCATCCGGAAGCCAACTGGGGCTGGCTGCTGAGCATCGCGCTCGGCGTGGCGGCGGGCGTCGCCGTTGGGGCCTTTCAGGGGTGGTGGGTCGCCTACCGACAGGTGCCTGCCTTCGTCGTCACGTTGGCAGGCTACCTGATGTATCGCGGTGCGGCCTTCCTCGTCGCTGACGGGCAGACCATCGCGCCGCTGCATACCAACTACCAGGTCCTCGGTGGCGGCTTGTCCGGTTCGATCGGCGTGGGTTGGAGTTCGGCATTGGGTGTGCTCACCTGCATCGCCGTTGTCTGCCATCGCTGGCTCGTGCGTCGCACGAGCGCCCGCTACGGCGCCGAACAGCCCCCGCTGTGGGCCGACGTGCTGCGGGTGGTGTTGCAATGCGGCGCGATTGGAGCGTTCGTCGCGGTGATGAACAGCTATGTCGGCTTCGATGCACAGCAGAACCGGGTAGGAAAAGGGATCGCGGTGCCGGTCCTCATCTTCATCGGCGTCGTGTTCATGATGAGCTTCATCGCTGAGCGCACCCGTTTCGGACGCTACCTGTTTGCACTGGGCGGCAATCCGGAAGCTGCGTTGCTCTCGGGCATACCGACGTTCCGCGTGATGTTCTACCTCTTCATGCTCATGGGTGCGCTCGCCGCACTGGCGGCGATGATCACGACGGCGCGCCTGAATTCGGGGGCGAATTCGATGGGGCAGATGGCGGAGCTGTACGTGATTGCCGCGGCGGTGATCGGCGGCACCTCGCTCGCGGGCGGCGTGGGCTCGATCTCCGGTTGCGTGGTGGGGGCGCTGCTGATCCAGAGCCTGGACAACGGCATGGTGCTCATGGATGTCTCCAGCGCGAAGCGGCAGATCTTCATCGGCCTGGTGCTCATTGCCGCGGTGTGGTTCGACGTGGTCTACAACCGACGGAGCAATCGATGATTGGCCATGATGGTCGCCGGCCCCTGGTCGAAGTTCGCCGGCCCCTGGTCGAAGTTCGCCGGGTCACGAAGCATTTCGGCGGCGTCATGGCCGTCGATGGAGTGAATTGCGACCTCTACGCGGGAGAGGTGGTGGGCCTGCTC contains:
- the xylF gene encoding D-xylose ABC transporter substrate-binding protein, encoding MSLNRRATLLWLVVMAAVPRVANAEGLVVGVSWSNFQEERWKRDEAALKAALQKLGAKYISADAQGSNEKQLSDVEGLISRGANALIVLAYDSDAILPAVQRARQENIPVVAYDRLIQDPGVLYVTFDNVEVGRIQAREVLKVKPQGNYVFIKGSPTDPNSDFLHRGQLEVLQSAIQAGKIKVVGEQYTEGWSPEVAQRNMEQILTRNSNKVDAVVASNDGAAGGAVAALKAQNLTGVPVSGQDADIAALNRIARGEQTVTVFKDTRVLGEAAAHFAVAMAKGTKPSAIQGATLWNGGTRKLPIPAVFLKPVPITADNLDHVLSSGWATRQQVCAGASGAKAPKACR
- a CDS encoding sugar ABC transporter permease; amino-acid sequence: MQILLRKTGFDPRFSSMVLVLLMVWAVLAALTEGTFLTPRNLYNLSIQTCVTGIMACGMVFLIVARQIDLSVGSLLAFTGMLIAYSQVRWFHPEANWGWLLSIALGVAAGVAVGAFQGWWVAYRQVPAFVVTLAGYLMYRGAAFLVADGQTIAPLHTNYQVLGGGLSGSIGVGWSSALGVLTCIAVVCHRWLVRRTSARYGAEQPPLWADVLRVVLQCGAIGAFVAVMNSYVGFDAQQNRVGKGIAVPVLIFIGVVFMMSFIAERTRFGRYLFALGGNPEAALLSGIPTFRVMFYLFMLMGALAALAAMITTARLNSGANSMGQMAELYVIAAAVIGGTSLAGGVGSISGCVVGALLIQSLDNGMVLMDVSSAKRQIFIGLVLIAAVWFDVVYNRRSNR